The proteins below are encoded in one region of Amycolatopsis magusensis:
- a CDS encoding RICIN domain-containing protein, with product MTKASAKRLVSVLGAAVLGVGGAVAASSAAAEESSADLVGFMLASSMNNRCLNVADANPHKGAMVHMWDCGGWANQRWSWRGENLVSDLNPGQCLDVRGANGDHGAAVGLYDCVEEPQQHWYREGGQLKNRINGKCLSIPNQNWWNGASVAMWGCGGGGDQYWHTT from the coding sequence ATGACGAAAGCCAGTGCGAAACGGCTGGTTTCCGTGCTGGGCGCCGCCGTGCTGGGGGTCGGCGGCGCCGTGGCAGCGAGTTCGGCCGCGGCGGAGGAGTCTTCGGCGGACCTGGTCGGGTTCATGCTCGCGTCGAGCATGAACAACAGGTGCCTCAACGTCGCGGACGCGAATCCCCACAAGGGCGCGATGGTGCACATGTGGGACTGCGGCGGCTGGGCCAACCAGCGGTGGTCCTGGCGGGGGGAGAACCTGGTCAGCGATCTCAACCCGGGGCAGTGCCTGGACGTGCGGGGCGCCAATGGTGACCACGGTGCCGCGGTGGGCCTGTACGACTGCGTCGAGGAGCCTCAGCAGCACTGGTACCGGGAAGGCGGGCAGCTGAAGAACCGCATCAACGGCAAGTGCCTGAGCATCCCGAACCAGAACTGGTGGAACGGCGCTTCGGTGGCGATGTGGGGCTGCGGGGGCGGCGGCGACCAGTACTGGCACACCACCTGA